Proteins co-encoded in one Podospora pseudoanserina strain CBS 124.78 chromosome 7 map unlocalized CBS124.78p_7, whole genome shotgun sequence genomic window:
- a CDS encoding uncharacterized protein (EggNog:ENOG503P1HK) → MKRILLLCFIHGFKGDDDTFGNFPKHLQDIITNNLPDHEVASVVYPKYETKGELAQSTAAFLEWLKERVMDLRKTHLDNPWPPNDRSVGVILVAHSMGGFVASDCLFRILDERRQDENASGPMFPLIQGILAFDTPYNGLARSMFVYGAFSNYQKVSNVFNVMTALSAAAPATLSRLASKRAVGVATGRIVKRSSSPAWKAWQLIAMRTGTVGVIAAGGVAAYMHRKKIIEGMRTVRSLTKEDVIQGYQQSVDALGQGLAYVNRGNIGESFAYLSDHFTFVGSLLKQNELNRRLERLASLRGVGFSDVFASLGENGKWSGGYFVPERTFCAIPAKDHPAEHLFTRHVIEGAKDEIVAHINLFKPDKNKEYEKMTNDAAQLVINWFNDDAEIWDDPKFAEPIPAESEETQEIAKAVDEEGVAKPPEEAVEMATGEEDQETADDDVPDESPIDIAAAATLVPLPDDLDGNEGGEKTEVSEQKKAYLRHLFGVAQETSTTLRSYLPSKLPSVEMPKMSMPTMPSVGMPSMPSMPSISIPTRINLFASKKSSDTGSTTAPKTPEDGGMPTGVGEAKNDKSDGDASSGGAQPGVVGPVAGGDGITVPK, encoded by the exons ATGAAGAGGATTTTACTGCTTTGTTTTATTCACGGCTTCAAG GGAGACGACGACACGTTTGGCAACTTCCCCAAACACCTCCAAGATATCATCACCAATAACCTACCGGATCACGAGGTTGCCTCTGTTGTCTATCCCAAATATGAGACCAAAGGCGAGCTTGCGCAAAGCACCGCTGCCTTTCTGGAATG GCTCAAGGAGCGCGTGATGGACTTGCGCAAGACCCATCTCGACAATCCATGGCCACCCAACGATCGTAGCGTTGGTGTTATTCTGGTGGCTCATTCCATGGG TGGCTTTGTCGCCAGCGACTGCCTCTTCCGCATCCTCGATGAACGACGACAAGACGAGAACGCGTCCGGTCCCATGTTTCCCCTGATTCAAGGCATACTCGCATTCGACACGCCCTACAACGGCCTTGCGCGTTCCATGTTTGTGTACGGCGCCTTTTCCAACTACCAGAAAGTGAGCAATGTGTTCAACGTCATGACGGCTCTCTCGGCTGCCGCACCAGCCACCCTCTCACGCCTCGCCTCCAAACGTGCCGTTGGCGTTGCTACAGGCCGCATTGTCAAGAGATCGTCCAGCCCCGCGTGGAAGGCCTGGCAGCTCATCGCCATGCGCACGGGAACCGTCGGCGTCATTGCTGCTGGCGGAGTGGCCGCCTACATGCACCGCAAAAAGATCATCGAGGGCATGCGTACGGTGCGGAGCCTGACCAAGGAGGACGTGATCCAGGGCTACCAGCAGTCCGTTGATGCGCTCGGCCAGGGGCTCGCGTACGTCAATAGGGGCAACATTGGCGAGTCCTTTGCGTACCTGTCGGACCACTTCACTTTTGTAGGCTCTCTGCTGAAGCAGAATGAGCTCAATCGTCGACTCGAGCGGCTCGCTTCCCTGAGGGGGGTCGGCTTTTCGGATGTGTTTGCGTCTCTCGGCGAAAATGGGAAATGGAGCGGAGGCTACTTCGTGCCGGAGCGAACATTCTGTGCCATACCGGCCAAAGACCACCCGGCGGAACATCTGTTCACGAGACATGTTATCGAAGGGGCCAAAGACGAGATTGTAGCACACATCAACCTTTTCAAACCCGATAAGAACAAGGAGTATGAGAAGATGACCAACGACGCCGCACAGCTTGTTATCAACTGGTTCAATGATGATGCCGAGATCTGGGACGATCCAAAGTTTGCAGAGCCCATCCCGGCCGAGTCTGAAGAGACGCAGGAGATTGCTAAAGCcgtcgatgaggagggagtagCGAAACCACccgaggaggcggttgagatGGCCacaggcgaggaggaccaAGAAACGGCAGACGACGATGTCCCTGATGAATCGCCCATCGACATCGCCGCGGCCGCCACGCTAGTCCCTCTACCGGATGACTTGGACGGCAACGAGGGCGGGGAAAAGACCGAGGTTAgcgagcaaaagaaggccTATCTGCGGCATCTGTTCGGCGTTGCTCAAGAAACGAGCACCACTCTGCGGTCGTATCTGCCGTCGAAACTACCATCGGTCGAGATGCCCAAGATGTCGATGCCGACCATGCCCAGTGTCGGCATGCCCAGTATGCCTTCGATGCCCAGCATATCGATACCCACGAGAATCAACTTGTTTGCATCCAAGAAGTCGTCCGATACCGGGTCCACGACCGCACCCAAGACTCCCGAGGACGGCGGCATGCCAACAGGGGTTGGCGAAGCTAAGAATGACAAAAGTGATGGCGATGCCAGCAGCGGGGGGGCTCAACCAGGGGTCGTCGGTCCAGTtgcaggtggtgatgggatcACGGTGCCAAAGTGA